The Virgibacillus sp. SK37 region ATCGGCAGAGCGGTTGCCATCCTTTATGCCAAAGAGGGAGCGAATGTAGCTATATCTTACCTTGATGAACACGATGATGCAGAAGAAACAAAAAAACTGGTGGAAAAAGAAGGTGCTAGTTGTGTACTACTTCCTGGTGATATAAAAGATGAGTCGCATTGTATTGACCTTGTGGAGAAAACAGTTGAAGCATTCGGGAAAATAAATATATTAGTTAATAATGCAGCAATTCAATATGTACGAGAAGATGTACTGGAGATTTCCAGCGAGCAATTTGAGGAAGTCTTCCGAACTAACTTCTTTTCTCAGTTCTATTTAACAAAAGCAGCTGTCCGACATATGAAAGAAGGAGATTCTATTATTAGCACTTCTTCTATTAATGCTTATCGAGGTAATCCAATTTTTATGGATTATTCTGCAACAAAAGGTGCTATTACAGCATGGACAAGAAGTATTGCCCAGAGTCTGGCTAAAAAAGGCATCCGTGCAAATGCAGTTGCACCTGGCCCAGTTTGGACACCGCTTATTCCATCATCCTTTGATGAAGATGGAGTAGAGAACTTTGGACAGGATACATTGATGGGAAGACCAGGTCAACCATCCGAGCATGCTTGGCCATATGTTATGCTCGCTGCAGATGAATCCTCCTATATGACCGGACAAGCTATTCATATTAATGGTGGAGCATGGACATCCTCCTAATGAAAAAGAAGCACGTAGCTCTTTAGCTGCGTGCTTCTTTTTGCTGATTTTTCACCTTTTGGCGAATAATACCTGTGTCCCTCCATGCATCCTAACATGAAAGAACAACCATCCCTAGCTAAGCACCTGATCAACCAACACTTTTTCATCACTTAGCTTAATAATCTTTATTCTTTTTGTTTCTTTTATATACGTACTTTTATATATCTCTTTTTGTTTATCGTTCAAAAACACAATCTCGCGTTTTTCGTTACTTTCATTTTTCATTTGGGCATGATATGTTTGTAAATCTATATTTTTCTTGAAGGTTTCATACTCTGGGAACTTTTGCAATGTATCTTCCGTAATGCCCGTTTCCTCCAACGTAATAGAGCCTGTCCCATCTGTATTTTCCTTCTTTGACTTGTCATCGGTGTTACCCAAACATGCCGAAAGTAAAAGCATAATGAGCGTCGCGATTATTACCTTTTTCATCTTTCCACTCCTTCTACCCTTACTATTCCCGCTAAGACTAGAAATTTAGCATGAAATTTGAAAAAAGTATGCCCTCTACTTTAAGAAATACAAAAATGTTAGAGACTCTTATTACCCAGAGAAATGCTCTTCTGTAAAATGCTTCTGGCTGATTTCACCTACTGATTGGTCTGAGCTAGCAGTTCGCCTGCATTTTATGCCATTTCACTGCTTCGATGTTTTATTATTTCCGTTTATTGCTGTTTATTTCCCGGGAAATATCGACAAATTTTGAAGTTACTTTAACCACTTATCCACATTTATGCACAAGCTAATGTGTATAATTTTTCAGAAAATAATGCAATTAGTTTATTTTCCCTTTTAAGAATAGAATAAAATATTTTATTTCATCTGTACCTTATGCAAATGAGCAAAAATCCCATCTCGTTGAAGTAATTCCTCGTGACTGCCTTCTTCCTCAATACCCGACTTTGTAACAACCATAATCCGATCCGCATTTTTAATCGTAGCTAATCGATGAGCAATAATTAATGTTGTACGTTCTTTTGCCAGTTCGGTTAAGGCTTTCTGAATGATCGTTTCTGTTTCTGTATCCAGGGCAGAAGTCGCTTCATCTAATATTAAAATAGGAGGATTTTTTAGAAACATTCTTGCAATTGCAATGCGTTGCTTTTGCCCTCCGGAAAGCTTAAGTCCTCGTTCTCCAACCTGAGTTTCATATCCGTCAGGAAGTTCATTAATAAAGTCCTCCATATGTGCCTGTTTTGCTGCATGCTTAATTTCCTCATCTGTAGCATCTCTATTTCCATAAGCAATATTTTCCTTGAGGGTACCTGTGAATAGAAAAACATCCTGTTGCACAATCCCAATCTGTTTTCTTAGTGATTCCTTCGTCATATCTCGAAGATCTATTCCATCAATGGTGATGCTCCCACTTTCTACATCATAAAAACGAGGAATTAGGGAGCATATGGTTGTTTTACCAGCACCTGATGGACCAACAAACGCAATGGTTTCTCCTGCTTGTATAGAAAAACTCAATGATTTTAGTACTGGTTCCTGGGTCTTTTCATAACCAAAAGTTACCTTATCAAAAGCGATATCGCCCTTTAAATAGGTCACTTGTTTCGCATTCGGCTGATCCTGCACTTCTGCTTCTGTATCAAGTAATTCAGTAAATCGCTTAAATCCAGCCATCCCTTTTGGATATAACTCCAAGAGGGCCGTTATTTTCTGAATCGGATTAAATAGCACATTTACGAATAATACAAAACTTACGAGTTCTCCTGTAGAAAGCTGACCAGTGTACGTGAACCAAGCTCCAACAACAAGTACAAGCAACGTAATGAAACGCATGAGCATATAGATGTTGGAATGGACAATTGCCATTACTTTATAAGCTCCGGCCTTTGCTTTCCGAAACTTATAATTATCTTTTGTAAACCGCTCCATTTCAAAAGCTTCATTGGTAAATGACTGAACGACACGCACACCAGAAACGGCATCTTCTACTCTTGCATTAACTCTGGCAATATCCTCATACATCGTTCTCCATGCCTTGTTCATTTTTATATTACTAAAGGCAATTAGAAAAATAAGAATGGGAACAGAAATTAAAATAATAAGAGCAAGCTTCATATTAATTGTAAACATGATGATAAAAGCACCAATAAAAGTCATGATGGAAATAAAAAAATCCTCCGGACCGTGATGTGCCAATTCACCTATATCAAATAAATCATTTGTTATCCGACTCATAATATGACCGGTTTTTGTATTGTCAAAAAAACGAAAGGATTGACTCTGCACATGCTGAAACAAATCCTGACGCATGTCTGTTTCAATATTTAAACCGAGTTTATGACCTAAATAAGTAACTATATATTGCAGGAACGTACTTAACAAATAGACCAGTAATAATAAAATACTAACTGTAATAATTATATCCCAGTTCTTCTCTGGCAATAGTTTATCAATAAAACTTTGAACCGCTACCGGAAAAGCCAGTTCCAAAACCGCTACAATGACTGCAGCAGTGAAATCAATAATAAATAAGCGTTTATGTGGCTTATAATAAGAGAAAAATCGTCGTATCATCTATGTACTTCCTTTACATTATTTTCTGAAGACTACAGTAGATTATAAATTGATTGATCTGTGATAAGCAAGAAGATCGACTCGAAGCATCTAGACGTGTATTCCTTCCTCATAGTATGTCAATTTTATTCTTCTTTCAATATCATTTCCCACATCTATTTAAAATTGCTTGGCAAGGTTGTCCCTGTACATACATATACATAAGATAATTAACTTTTTAAGGAGGGACAAGAATGAAAAAAATACAATTTCAAATGCATGCATACCCATGGATTTGCTATGCTGTTGGTTATGTTTTTATTACTTCTGGGATTGTTGCATTGCTTGTAAGTGATTTTAGAGGAATTTTTCACAATCTTGGTATTCCATTTCCTGAGGCAACCTTATTTTTGGTAGCCATCACGGAAGTGGTTTGTGGGATGCTTCTTGTCGGGAGGATGTATATTCATCTAGCAGTACCGCCATTAATTTTAATTATGCTTGGCGCATTATATTTAACAAAAATCCCAGTCTTACTAACAGAAGGATTCCTTTCCTTTGCTTTTGAAGCAAGATTGGATATTGTCATGCTTATTCTACTTATCATTTTATGGCAGCAAGTACGCGTAAAAACATAATGTGGGTAACTTTTGGAAAAAAACCATTTTCTGTTGAAAACCAGTGGATAAACTTCTTTTTTATAGTGAAAATCATTATTTATCCACAATTTAATCCACATATGCACAAATGTTCGTAGCTATTTTGTTACCGCATAAAAATTCGTCACCATATATTGATTTTCGACTTTAAATATATCCACAAACTGTGCATAACTTTGTAATTCTGTGGATAATAAAAGCTATCTTCCGCCTAAACGGTGAAAGATAGCTTTCGTTTTATTGCTCTCCTAATTTTAACGTTGTTTCTTTCTTCTCTCCATCACGATAATAAGTGATCTTCACTTCATCCCCTATTTTCTTTTCTTGATAGAGAATCTTGCGTAAATCAATCATATTCATTACTGGTTTACCATCAAGCTCTGTAATAACATCAAGACGTTTTAAACCGGCTTTATCTGCTGGAGACAATGGTTCCACACTCCACACATATACGCCGCCCTCAATCTCCTTAGGTAAATGAAGAGAGTTTCTCCACTCCGATTGTGGAACTTCATCCAAGGAATAGATCTCAACACCAATATATGGTCGAGTCACTTCTCCCTGTGTTTCCAGCTCACTAATAATTGGCATAGCTGAATCAACAGGGATAGCAAAACCAATTCCCTCAACAGCAGCCTGATTGATCTTCATGGAATTTATGCCAATAAGCTGGCCATCTATGTTTATTAATGCGCCGCCGCTGTTACCTGGATTAATAGCTGCATCTGTTTGAATTACCTCTGCCTGCCAGTCTGCACGTCCGTCCTGATTAAAATCCTGTGGAATGGTACGTTCTTTACCGCTAATTACCCCTTGAGTAACAGACCCGGAAAACATCAGGCCAAGAGGATTACCGATCGCAATTGCAGGCTCTCCCACTTTTACATCACCAGATGAACCAACTTCAATCGCTTGATCCACATCTGCTCCATCCATACGCAATACAGCTAAATCTGAAAATAAGTCACTACCGACAATCTCCGCTTTAATACTTGTTTCATCTGCAAGTACTACTTCTACTGTATCAGCGCCTTCAATGACGTGGTGATTTGTTACCACATAAGCCGTTCCATCTTTTTTCTTGTAAATAACTCCAGAACCTGTGCCCGCTTCCTGGTCCTCTTGTTGCTGTTGCCAAAAGTCACCTTGTCGTTGAAGATTAACAACACCAACAACCGCAGGAGATACTTTTTCAACTACCTCTGTTATTTGTGTATTCACATCCACATTTACCGTTGAATTTATTGAGTCGCCATTTGGCTTAACTCCGGCAGTGGAGGAATCTCCGGCAGTCTCATCACCAGGTATAATTCCTGATTCTTGAATCGATGGCATAACTACAACAACTACTAATATTCCAATAATTATTCCTAGCAAAACGGGGACTAACCACCCGCCGGATTTTTTTCTATGCGGATTTGGTCTGTAATTTTGATCATAGTATCCCATATATCCAACCCCTATCCTAAAAATAAACATATCAATATAGTTATTCCTTGTTTGTGAAAAATTAAACTAAGAAAAGTGCAAGCGCCTTGTCATTAAAACGCTGTTTTCAAAAAGAAATAGCATCTAACAATTATACTACTTCATATAAGGATGTCGGGGACTTTGGATCGGTATCATACAAATCAATATTAATGCCTCTCTCCTGCAACACACTCTCTACAGACATGCGGGCAAGGTCTTTCATATTATTGTCCAAGCTTAAATGCGCCAAGTAGATGCGCTTCGTACGATTGCTAATAATATCTGTTAATGCCAGGCCACAATCCTCATTGGATACGTGCCCTGAATCACCAAGAATACGGCGCTTTACATTCCAAGGATATCTTCCCATACGTAGCATACTTACATCATGATTTGCCTCAAAAATATAAGCATCTGCATCCTCAACTGTCTTCTTAATCCGTTCAGATACATACCCAAGGTCTGTGACTAACGCAACCTTCTTATTATCATGGTGAAAGGTATAAAACATTGGTTCAGCAGCATCATGTGATACCCCAAACGATTCGATATCCATATCCCCAAATGTTTTTACTTCCTCCATCCCGAAATGGAACTTTTGGTCTGTCGTAAGTTTTCCAATCGAGCCCTCCATGGCTTTCCATGTCTTCTCATTAGCATAAATAGGAAGGTTATATTTCCGAGCAACAATACCCAAGCCCTTAATATGGTCACTATGCTCATGGGTTACTAAAATTCCTGTCAGCTTGGATGGATCAACATTGATTTCTTGAAATAAACGATCAATTTGCTTCCCACTCAAACCAGCATCTACCAGAATTTTTTCCTTCTCTGATTCTATATAAAATGCATTCCCTGTACTGCCAGAAGCCAGCACACTAAAACGCAATGTCATTACTCCTCACCTCTACTGCCTTCTACTTGCAATTTTTGATTTAAAAGCTGTAGAATGCTATCTTTCCATTCTACCTCATCTTCTAATTTCTTGATCTTGCTTAACGTTGATTCAATAGCATCTCCAATAAATTCGGTGTCATCACTTGCGAAAATATGCCCCTCAATTGCATTAATAAAATAGTTGCGTTCTTCATTAACGGTTATTTTATAGGTTGGGGCAAAAACTTGCTTGCCATTGGCTAATGGAATCCGTGTGTGGTACCCAATCTCCGTATTGCTAATATTATCTTCAGAATATAGCTCATTCGCATTGTACAATATTTCAATTGCTTTCATTGGTTTCGTAAGTGTCCGCAAATCTCCCTGATTCTCTGCTTCTCCGAGCATTGTCTGGGTATAATATTCCATCTCATTATCCTTGTTTAAATAAACAAGCAGCATGCCGTTTTCATTAAAGTAAATTGGTCTACTCTCTTTTTCTTGGAAAAAAAGCAGTGCATTTCTATCTTTATTCCAACCCCAGTAGGTAAAATCCTCCGGGTGGATAATATGACTCTTCACCAGTTTACTAATATCAGCAGACTGTGCTTTTTCAGGGATAGCAATCGGCTCTTCAAATTTGGAAACAATCAAGTTTTTATCAATAACCTCAACATCCTGTTTATCCAGATCTGCTAATTGGCTTAATTCCTTATCACTATATTCTCTTCTTAATACAGAGATATAAGAGTCTTTTTCAATATCCACTTCGGCATCACTAATTGTAATATCCTCTTGTTCCAGCTTGAATTCAAGTGAGGTCTCTTCCTGACTGCTCAAGACCCCTACATCTGCCCGTTCCTGCTTTTCCATAAATTGCATCAGTAAATAAACATCCAGAATGAGAAAGCAAAGGATAAATAGTGTTTTTATTTGATTCCACTGCATCCTTAACTTCCTCCTTCCGCTTTATTATTACCGTTAATACTTATTTGCTCCCATGACCCATTATAGTTTACATACCATGTGGGCTCGAGGGTCACGTAATCACTAAGGTCATTTTCTTGATATTTAAGCTCATAACCAAGCTTGATACCCATAATATTTTGCATACTTTGACTATCTTCCTCAAGAGCATTCATTACTTCTTTACCTGAAGGGATATATACAGATTCTTTTCCTAATGAATTATTTAACTTAAACAAAGAGCGCTGATAACGGTATAGATCCTGATTTCGGAATTCTTGACTAATGGAGGCCATATTATACTTGTTGAAGACCGGATATCCTTTGTAAAACATTTGATAGGTTATTTTGTTTATCGATGTCTCGATATCCATTAAATTAAATTCCTCTGTCCAGCCCTTATGTCCGTTAATTTTTTCTATACTGCTGTCTAATAACTCTAATGGAGTCTTTTGCTGATATTCAGATGTTATTGGATTAAAAAACTCCATTCTATTACCATTGTGATCCACACTAAGCTCCCGTAGCCCATCCGTAAAGTATACTTCTCCCTCCGTAATAGAAGATGCGATGGAACGGCTCACCCGGGAAGGATCCAGGAATAAATCATTTACAAGCTTTGTTGCCGGGATACTACTTACAGATAGAGACCATTTTTTCATATCCGGACTCCCACTTGGGAAAAAGATATTTCGTTGCCCTTCCTTAAAAGCAAGATATTCTGTAAGGTTCTTCTGGGAATCAATCGTTTTCCATAGTTTACTATATATTTGTGAATCATTGATTACAGCTGTTGCTTTATGTCTGTTATCAATGGAGATAAACTGTATTTTTAACGAAGAGGATTCCTCTATAAACGTAAAGTACATACGGTCAAAAGACCATGTAGGGAATTCTTCTATTTCGTCTTTGAAAGAAAATAGATATGGCAAAATTTCCATTGGGAGGTCATCTGGATAAATCATCTCAATGTCATATGGCTGAATGTCACCCTTTTTCTCACCAGCTCTAAAATCATAGAGTACCGTAGACTGTAACTCATTGTAGAATCCTTGACGTTTTTCAGGATCATCATAACCAAAGTGAGCTCCATTTGTATGAAAAATGACATTCATCGGCTCAATTAAAGATTTTTTGGTTTCTTTCATTCCACCAATATCAATTTCCTTCAACAAATCGGGTCCACCTACCGGGGTTTGATTTGGCTGGTATGTCCATAAACCAAAGGTTAGCAACAAACTTACACCGACCAATATAATCAGAGCAAATGATTTAGCTGTTTCCAATTTCATTATAATCCCCTCCGCTTCTGATTCATCAGCGGAAGTGTAAAGAGGATCGCAGTCCCTTTACCTTCTTTGCTTTTTGCCCATATTTTACCGTGATGTGCTTCTACAAGTTCTTTCGCAATGGCCAGTCCTAGTCCAGTGCCACCCAATTTCCGTGTTCTGGCTTTATCTGCACGATAAAAACGTTCAAAAATCTTTTCAAGTTTATCATAAGCTATTCCCATACCCTCATCCTGAATGCTGACAAGAATATGATGCCGTCTGTTCTCCACGCGGAGTGTTATTTTACCACCCTCTGGGGAATATTTAATCGCATTGGATATAATATTATCAAGCACTTGGGTCATCTTATCCTGATCCAGCCAAACATTGAATTTCCCTTTCGGCAGCTCCCGTTTTAGTGAAATATGTTCTGGTATGTTCATTTCAAAGCGATCAATAATGCCATGGAAATAATTAATGAATTCTGTTCTTTCCTTCTTTAACGGATGTTCCTTTGCATCCATTTTGGAAAGCTGTAACAGATCATTTACCATTCGGATCATACGCTCTGTTTCATTTTGTGCTACACCAAGGAATTTAGGAGCAATATCCTTATCTTCCCATGCACCATCTGTTAATGCTTCAATATAACTTCGCATCGTGGTTAGTGGTGTACGCAGTTCATGAGATACATTGGATACAAAATCACGACGTTCCTGTTCAATTTTCTCTTGCTCTGTTACATCACTGATTACGGTGATAAATCCGGTAAGATCATCCTCATCATCCAGCACTGTAGAGAAGTTAGCGCGTACAAGCGATTCTTCTTCCTCAGTACTTAAATCAATAATAATGGATCCGCTGTCGTGAAGCTCTGTTATA contains the following coding sequences:
- a CDS encoding SDR family oxidoreductase codes for the protein MDPREMQKGSTPRQKQEKQPGIESKMNPQPAQPLNYKGSNKLEGKAALITGGDSGIGRAVAILYAKEGANVAISYLDEHDDAEETKKLVEKEGASCVLLPGDIKDESHCIDLVEKTVEAFGKINILVNNAAIQYVREDVLEISSEQFEEVFRTNFFSQFYLTKAAVRHMKEGDSIISTSSINAYRGNPIFMDYSATKGAITAWTRSIAQSLAKKGIRANAVAPGPVWTPLIPSSFDEDGVENFGQDTLMGRPGQPSEHAWPYVMLAADESSYMTGQAIHINGGAWTSS
- a CDS encoding membrane lipoprotein lipid attachment site-containing protein, which gives rise to MKKVIIATLIMLLLSACLGNTDDKSKKENTDGTGSITLEETGITEDTLQKFPEYETFKKNIDLQTYHAQMKNESNEKREIVFLNDKQKEIYKSTYIKETKRIKIIKLSDEKVLVDQVLS
- a CDS encoding ABC transporter ATP-binding protein codes for the protein MIRRFFSYYKPHKRLFIIDFTAAVIVAVLELAFPVAVQSFIDKLLPEKNWDIIITVSILLLLVYLLSTFLQYIVTYLGHKLGLNIETDMRQDLFQHVQSQSFRFFDNTKTGHIMSRITNDLFDIGELAHHGPEDFFISIMTFIGAFIIMFTINMKLALIILISVPILIFLIAFSNIKMNKAWRTMYEDIARVNARVEDAVSGVRVVQSFTNEAFEMERFTKDNYKFRKAKAGAYKVMAIVHSNIYMLMRFITLLVLVVGAWFTYTGQLSTGELVSFVLFVNVLFNPIQKITALLELYPKGMAGFKRFTELLDTEAEVQDQPNAKQVTYLKGDIAFDKVTFGYEKTQEPVLKSLSFSIQAGETIAFVGPSGAGKTTICSLIPRFYDVESGSITIDGIDLRDMTKESLRKQIGIVQQDVFLFTGTLKENIAYGNRDATDEEIKHAAKQAHMEDFINELPDGYETQVGERGLKLSGGQKQRIAIARMFLKNPPILILDEATSALDTETETIIQKALTELAKERTTLIIAHRLATIKNADRIMVVTKSGIEEEGSHEELLQRDGIFAHLHKVQMK
- a CDS encoding DoxX family protein; this encodes MKKIQFQMHAYPWICYAVGYVFITSGIVALLVSDFRGIFHNLGIPFPEATLFLVAITEVVCGMLLVGRMYIHLAVPPLILIMLGALYLTKIPVLLTEGFLSFAFEARLDIVMLILLIILWQQVRVKT
- a CDS encoding S1C family serine protease, coding for MGYYDQNYRPNPHRKKSGGWLVPVLLGIIIGILVVVVVMPSIQESGIIPGDETAGDSSTAGVKPNGDSINSTVNVDVNTQITEVVEKVSPAVVGVVNLQRQGDFWQQQQEDQEAGTGSGVIYKKKDGTAYVVTNHHVIEGADTVEVVLADETSIKAEIVGSDLFSDLAVLRMDGADVDQAIEVGSSGDVKVGEPAIAIGNPLGLMFSGSVTQGVISGKERTIPQDFNQDGRADWQAEVIQTDAAINPGNSGGALINIDGQLIGINSMKINQAAVEGIGFAIPVDSAMPIISELETQGEVTRPYIGVEIYSLDEVPQSEWRNSLHLPKEIEGGVYVWSVEPLSPADKAGLKRLDVITELDGKPVMNMIDLRKILYQEKKIGDEVKITYYRDGEKKETTLKLGEQ
- a CDS encoding MBL fold metallo-hydrolase translates to MTLRFSVLASGSTGNAFYIESEKEKILVDAGLSGKQIDRLFQEINVDPSKLTGILVTHEHSDHIKGLGIVARKYNLPIYANEKTWKAMEGSIGKLTTDQKFHFGMEEVKTFGDMDIESFGVSHDAAEPMFYTFHHDNKKVALVTDLGYVSERIKKTVEDADAYIFEANHDVSMLRMGRYPWNVKRRILGDSGHVSNEDCGLALTDIISNRTKRIYLAHLSLDNNMKDLARMSVESVLQERGINIDLYDTDPKSPTSLYEVV
- a CDS encoding two-component system regulatory protein YycI, translated to MQWNQIKTLFILCFLILDVYLLMQFMEKQERADVGVLSSQEETSLEFKLEQEDITISDAEVDIEKDSYISVLRREYSDKELSQLADLDKQDVEVIDKNLIVSKFEEPIAIPEKAQSADISKLVKSHIIHPEDFTYWGWNKDRNALLFFQEKESRPIYFNENGMLLVYLNKDNEMEYYTQTMLGEAENQGDLRTLTKPMKAIEILYNANELYSEDNISNTEIGYHTRIPLANGKQVFAPTYKITVNEERNYFINAIEGHIFASDDTEFIGDAIESTLSKIKKLEDEVEWKDSILQLLNQKLQVEGSRGEE
- a CDS encoding YycH family regulatory protein, which translates into the protein MKLETAKSFALIILVGVSLLLTFGLWTYQPNQTPVGGPDLLKEIDIGGMKETKKSLIEPMNVIFHTNGAHFGYDDPEKRQGFYNELQSTVLYDFRAGEKKGDIQPYDIEMIYPDDLPMEILPYLFSFKDEIEEFPTWSFDRMYFTFIEESSSLKIQFISIDNRHKATAVINDSQIYSKLWKTIDSQKNLTEYLAFKEGQRNIFFPSGSPDMKKWSLSVSSIPATKLVNDLFLDPSRVSRSIASSITEGEVYFTDGLRELSVDHNGNRMEFFNPITSEYQQKTPLELLDSSIEKINGHKGWTEEFNLMDIETSINKITYQMFYKGYPVFNKYNMASISQEFRNQDLYRYQRSLFKLNNSLGKESVYIPSGKEVMNALEEDSQSMQNIMGIKLGYELKYQENDLSDYVTLEPTWYVNYNGSWEQISINGNNKAEGGS